In Candidatus Effluviviaceae Genus V sp., a genomic segment contains:
- a CDS encoding TGS domain-containing protein: MFPSLSGGPTAPEEPQELRVWSSMPANLTPDYKAAEERFRQARTIEDKIAALEEMMAVIPKHKGTDKLRGELRRRYSKLKDEREQQSRKKKGGISYHIPKEDAPQVIMVGTPNTGKSSIVAATTNATPEVANYPFTTRLPAPAMMPYEDIQIQLIDGPPLSPDHIDPWMPEMIRNADAAIVVVDLGAPDCVDMYLFLKEALAKKAIRLSTKHDPGENELPRNVKPALIAANKLDSPEANENLELLREVNEEGLTVVPLCAQLGKGVPELEQAVVRLLDIVRIYSKIPGKKPDMKKPFVVPRGSTVLDVARQIHREFGENMKSARVWGSGKFDGQVVDREHLVEDGDILEIHVDM; the protein is encoded by the coding sequence ATGTTCCCGTCGCTGTCGGGCGGTCCGACCGCCCCGGAAGAACCTCAAGAGCTGAGAGTGTGGAGCTCCATGCCCGCGAACCTGACTCCTGATTACAAGGCCGCCGAGGAACGTTTCCGACAGGCCAGGACGATCGAGGACAAGATCGCGGCCCTCGAGGAGATGATGGCCGTCATCCCGAAACACAAGGGGACGGACAAGCTCCGCGGCGAACTCAGGAGGCGCTACTCCAAGCTCAAGGACGAGCGCGAGCAGCAGAGCCGGAAGAAGAAGGGCGGGATCTCCTACCACATCCCGAAGGAAGACGCGCCGCAGGTCATCATGGTCGGGACGCCGAACACCGGCAAGTCGTCGATCGTGGCGGCCACGACGAACGCGACGCCGGAGGTCGCGAACTACCCGTTCACGACCCGTCTCCCCGCCCCGGCGATGATGCCGTACGAGGACATTCAGATTCAGCTCATCGACGGCCCGCCGCTCTCGCCCGACCACATCGATCCCTGGATGCCCGAGATGATCCGCAACGCCGACGCGGCGATCGTGGTGGTCGATCTCGGCGCCCCCGACTGCGTCGACATGTATCTCTTTCTGAAGGAGGCTCTGGCGAAGAAGGCCATCCGTCTCTCGACGAAGCACGATCCGGGAGAGAACGAGCTTCCGCGCAACGTCAAGCCGGCCCTCATCGCGGCCAACAAGCTCGACAGTCCGGAGGCCAACGAGAACCTCGAGCTGCTCCGAGAGGTCAACGAGGAGGGTCTCACCGTCGTCCCGCTGTGTGCGCAGCTCGGGAAGGGCGTGCCGGAGCTCGAACAGGCGGTTGTCAGGCTCCTCGACATCGTCAGGATCTACAGCAAGATCCCCGGCAAGAAGCCGGACATGAAGAAGCCGTTCGTCGTGCCGCGCGGGAGCACGGTCCTCGACGTCGCCCGGCAGATCCACCGCGAGTTCGGTGAGAACATGAAGTCGGCGCGGGTCTGGGGTTCGGGCAAGTTCGACGGACAGGTCGTGGACCGAGAGCATCTCGTCGAGGACGGAGACATCCTCGAGATCCACGTCGACATGTAG
- a CDS encoding flippase-like domain-containing protein, whose amino-acid sequence MPPCAAVIVMPGAGASVASIVRWCPEIRSVFSSGIVPPTANVTTRCDTGPSTASRSVPGPSSASEVTTYASPPSPPVVSEPNPSIGLSGNAAPAVPATRSAAARVHAATCVEPLIPFLTMVLLPSASRARQSSVSCCVLQEAFPVTVSSRRPLDPCEPRPYTRETRFVTPRPVGRVGARRKGGVRVATQDAPRLPFSKIRRAAAIFVLGSIAILAVTLVLTTDETTWEGVVSFGAVLIVVLFVVQLMRMVLEALGLLVLLRASGEPGVTFLESLELTVEGYFVGQLIPLSAAGVPYQAYLLVRKGVRAGWASAAVLVKGFIPGLFFLGVLLVVAGLLALGWEGPPSTLAFLKIVAPISAIPTGLVVALFVIMVRKPKLFDSFVDHVTRFLSRRFKGRGREKVLQARDEIEEESRIFRSALSTLGRERRWTLVWGSILVVVAFICEFVVGLVILLGFGYDGPLVEPLVLQSVLKPILTASPTPGSLAIGEGGYIGFFAVYLPESFVGVSLLLWRLVLYFAPMFIGGLMVAKRVGLGRFSKSPATPSEQE is encoded by the coding sequence ATGCCGCCGTGCGCCGCCGTGATCGTGATGCCGGGGGCCGGCGCGTCGGTCGCGTCGATCGTCAGATGGTGTCCCGAGATCCGGAGCGTCTTCTCGAGCGGAATCGTCCCGCCCACGGCGAACGTCACGACCCGGTGCGACACCGGTCCCTCGACCGCATCCCGAAGCGTGCCGGGACCGTCGTCGGCGAGCGAGGTGACGACGTACGCCTCGCCGCCCTCGCCTCCTGTCGTGTCCGAACCGAATCCCTCGATCGGTCTGTCGGGGAACGCCGCCCCGGCCGTACCGGCGACGAGGAGCGCCGCCGCCAGAGTCCATGCCGCCACGTGTGTAGAGCCTCTCATCCCATTCCTCACCATGGTGCTCCTCCCTTCGGCCTCCCGGGCGCGTCAATCTAGCGTGTCTTGTTGCGTTTTGCAAGAAGCGTTCCCCGTGACAGTCTCCTCGCGGCGTCCGCTTGACCCCTGTGAGCCCCGGCCCTACACTCGGGAGACGCGCTTCGTGACGCCGCGCCCGGTCGGACGGGTCGGCGCGCGGAGGAAGGGGGGAGTTCGAGTGGCCACACAGGACGCGCCGCGGCTTCCGTTCTCGAAGATCCGCAGGGCGGCGGCGATATTCGTGCTCGGGAGCATCGCGATCCTCGCGGTCACGCTGGTTCTGACCACGGACGAGACCACCTGGGAAGGCGTGGTCTCGTTCGGGGCGGTGCTCATCGTCGTCCTGTTCGTCGTTCAGCTCATGAGGATGGTGCTCGAGGCGCTGGGCCTTCTTGTGCTCCTCCGGGCGTCCGGAGAGCCGGGCGTGACCTTTCTCGAGTCGCTCGAACTGACGGTCGAGGGCTACTTCGTAGGTCAGCTGATCCCGTTGAGCGCGGCCGGCGTGCCGTACCAGGCCTATCTCCTGGTGCGGAAAGGAGTGAGGGCCGGATGGGCCTCGGCCGCCGTCCTCGTCAAGGGGTTCATCCCGGGGCTCTTCTTTCTCGGCGTCCTGCTTGTCGTGGCGGGGCTCCTCGCGCTGGGGTGGGAGGGCCCCCCCTCGACGCTCGCCTTCCTCAAGATCGTCGCTCCCATCTCCGCCATCCCGACGGGGCTCGTCGTCGCGCTGTTCGTGATCATGGTCAGGAAGCCGAAGCTCTTCGACAGCTTCGTGGACCACGTGACCCGGTTCCTCTCCAGGCGCTTCAAGGGACGCGGCCGGGAGAAGGTGCTCCAGGCGCGCGACGAGATCGAGGAGGAGTCGCGTATCTTCCGCAGCGCGCTCAGCACGCTCGGGCGCGAGCGGCGATGGACGCTCGTCTGGGGATCGATCCTGGTCGTCGTGGCCTTCATCTGCGAGTTCGTCGTCGGGCTCGTCATCCTCCTGGGATTCGGCTACGATGGTCCGCTCGTCGAGCCCCTGGTGCTCCAGAGCGTCCTCAAGCCGATCCTGACGGCCTCACCGACGCCGGGCTCGCTGGCGATCGGGGAGGGCGGCTACATCGGCTTCTTCGCGGTCTACCTGCCCGAGTCGTTCGTCGGCGTCTCGCTTCTGCTCTGGCGGCTCGTGCTCTACTTCGCCCCGATGTTCATCGGCGGTCTGATGGTCGCGAAGCGTGTCGGACTCGGGAGGTTCTCGAAGAGTCCCGCGACGCCGAGCGAGCAGGAGTGA
- a CDS encoding methyltransferase translates to MDRTSYEITASLKHGERTFRSAGGLFSKNRIAKSTSLLVNAISPGPGNRILDYGCGYGAVGIALADSAPGLDIQMVDSDIRAVRLAQRNTRANEVRNAHVLLDHTLNRFPNGSFNIVALNPPVDDGTELIFEMIERAQPKLRHGGFFFLVAKSSRGARSYMKKLTRTVGPAKVVKRSGGYWVMRAERSPIRPPEVVELSRYEHTVEGILRGRKYSFRTRAGIFSRKAIDDGTALLIESIDVRPRHSVIDIGCGYGPIGIVCAHLASVGRVVMVDCDARAVEYADLNIRSHHLNHARKNGKPRVEAVLGDRFDAVPGERFDRVVSNPPFHAGVDVLHPLVEEAHQHLRIHGRMYLVLMRYRGVLKQMRRVFGNAAVVAEGEKHVVVMSERTR, encoded by the coding sequence ATGGACAGAACCTCCTACGAGATCACCGCGTCCCTGAAGCACGGCGAGAGGACCTTCCGGTCGGCCGGCGGGCTCTTCTCGAAGAACAGGATCGCCAAGTCGACATCGCTGCTCGTCAACGCCATCTCGCCCGGGCCCGGCAACCGCATCCTCGATTACGGCTGCGGCTACGGCGCCGTCGGCATCGCGCTCGCCGACTCGGCTCCCGGGCTCGACATCCAGATGGTCGACTCCGACATCCGCGCGGTGAGACTGGCGCAGCGGAACACGCGGGCGAACGAGGTGCGCAACGCTCACGTCCTGCTCGACCACACGCTCAACCGCTTCCCCAACGGTTCGTTCAACATCGTCGCTCTGAACCCTCCCGTGGACGACGGGACCGAGCTCATCTTCGAGATGATCGAGCGGGCCCAGCCCAAGCTCCGGCACGGCGGCTTCTTCTTCCTTGTGGCCAAGTCGAGCCGCGGCGCGCGAAGCTACATGAAGAAGCTGACGCGGACGGTCGGCCCGGCAAAGGTCGTCAAGCGCAGCGGCGGCTACTGGGTGATGCGGGCGGAGCGCAGCCCCATCCGTCCTCCGGAAGTCGTCGAACTCTCTCGATACGAACACACGGTCGAGGGGATCCTCCGCGGCCGGAAGTACAGCTTCAGAACGCGCGCGGGCATCTTCTCGCGGAAGGCCATCGACGACGGCACCGCGCTCCTCATCGAGTCGATCGATGTGCGTCCGCGGCACTCCGTCATCGACATAGGCTGCGGTTACGGTCCGATCGGGATCGTGTGCGCGCACCTGGCATCGGTCGGCCGCGTCGTCATGGTCGACTGTGACGCGAGGGCGGTGGAGTACGCCGACCTCAACATCCGGTCGCACCACCTCAACCACGCGCGGAAGAACGGCAAGCCGCGGGTCGAGGCCGTCCTCGGCGACCGGTTCGACGCGGTCCCCGGCGAGCGCTTCGACCGCGTCGTCTCGAACCCGCCGTTCCACGCGGGCGTCGACGTCCTCCATCCGCTCGTCGAGGAGGCGCACCAGCATCTCCGGATCCACGGTCGGATGTACCTGGTTCTGATGCGCTACCGCGGCGTCCTCAAGCAGATGCGGCGCGTCTTCGGGAACGCCGCGGTCGTGGCGGAGGGCGAGAAGCACGTCGTCGTGATGTCCGAGAGGACGCGCTGA
- a CDS encoding NADP-specific glutamate dehydrogenase — MARAAACDAFLDGVKAKNPAQDEFHQAVCEVVETIWPVLDQRPEYRKAKIIERIVEPERIIMFRVPWVDDSGDVHVNRGYRIEMNSAIGPYKGGLRFHPSVNLGILKFLAFEQVFKNSLTTLPMGGGKGGSDFDPKGKSDTEVMRFCQAFMSELFRHIGPNTDVPAGDIGVGGREIGFLYGQYRKLTNEFTGVLTGKGRNWGGSLIRPEATGYGAVYFAQEMLGTRGEDLKGKTCLVSGSGNVAQFACEKLLDFGAKPVTLSDSSGYIYDEEGIDRDKLAFVMELKNVKRGRIKEYAAKYSNAVYTERDASADHNPLWNHKADCAFPSATQNEISEKDAQNLVSNGVYVVSEGANMPTVPEGIEIFLDKKILYGPGKAANAGGVAVSGLEMSQNSLRLSWTREEVDNRLQGIMKSIHSAAFETSKEFGDEGNYVMGANIAGFIKVADSMLDQGVI; from the coding sequence ATGGCGAGAGCCGCTGCGTGTGATGCCTTCCTTGATGGCGTCAAGGCGAAGAACCCGGCGCAGGACGAGTTCCACCAGGCGGTGTGCGAGGTCGTGGAGACGATCTGGCCCGTCCTCGACCAGCGCCCCGAGTACCGCAAGGCCAAGATCATCGAGCGGATCGTCGAGCCCGAGCGCATCATCATGTTCCGCGTTCCGTGGGTCGACGACTCCGGCGATGTCCATGTGAACCGTGGCTACCGGATCGAGATGAACAGCGCGATCGGTCCCTACAAGGGCGGCCTCAGGTTCCACCCGAGCGTCAACCTCGGCATCCTCAAGTTCCTGGCCTTCGAGCAGGTTTTCAAGAACAGCCTGACGACGCTCCCGATGGGCGGCGGCAAGGGCGGTTCGGACTTCGATCCGAAGGGCAAGAGCGACACCGAGGTCATGCGCTTCTGCCAGGCCTTCATGAGCGAGCTGTTCCGTCACATCGGTCCGAACACCGACGTGCCGGCCGGTGACATCGGCGTCGGCGGCCGCGAGATCGGCTTCCTCTACGGCCAGTACCGGAAGCTCACGAACGAGTTCACCGGCGTACTGACCGGCAAGGGCCGGAACTGGGGCGGCAGCCTCATCCGTCCCGAGGCGACGGGCTACGGCGCCGTCTACTTCGCGCAGGAGATGCTCGGAACCCGCGGCGAGGACCTCAAGGGCAAGACCTGCCTGGTCTCCGGCTCGGGCAACGTTGCGCAGTTCGCCTGCGAGAAGCTCCTCGACTTCGGCGCGAAGCCGGTCACGTTGTCCGACTCGTCCGGCTACATCTACGACGAGGAGGGCATCGACCGCGACAAGCTCGCGTTCGTCATGGAGCTCAAGAACGTCAAGCGCGGCCGCATCAAGGAGTACGCGGCGAAGTACTCGAACGCCGTCTATACCGAGCGCGATGCGAGCGCCGATCACAACCCGCTCTGGAACCACAAGGCCGACTGCGCCTTCCCGAGCGCGACCCAGAACGAGATCAGCGAGAAGGACGCCCAGAACCTGGTCTCGAACGGCGTCTACGTCGTCTCCGAGGGCGCGAACATGCCGACGGTCCCCGAGGGCATCGAGATCTTCCTCGACAAGAAGATCCTCTACGGCCCCGGCAAGGCCGCGAACGCCGGCGGCGTCGCCGTCTCCGGCCTCGAGATGAGCCAGAACAGCCTGAGGCTCTCCTGGACGCGCGAGGAGGTCGACAACCGCCTGCAGGGCATCATGAAGTCGATCCACTCGGCCGCCTTCGAGACCTCGAAGGAGTTCGGGGACGAGGGGAACTACGTCATGGGTGCGAACATCGCCGGCTTCATCAAGGTCGCCGACTCGATGCTCGACCAGGGCGTCATCTAG
- a CDS encoding histidine kinase produces MGFRPLEEIAGAIERKRVPFSDLMPGRVRRILLVSSLYDSFTFQEDGNLGEMLFTEYQELNLSSAPTIFRVSTAREAIERVQEIDPDLIITMPRVGDMDVFEFGRLIKSHSSDLPVVLLAYDTRELSLLKAREDLSCVDRIFVWLGDARVFLAIIKWAEDRMNRAHDAATAGVMSILLVEDSVRFYSAYLPMLYGEIMEQTQALMSEGVNRMQQLMRMRARPKILLATTFEEGRAIYEKARGDMLGVIVDARFPKDGELDDMAGVAFASMVKEHDPTTPVLIQSTTRTCTEEAFSVGATFLQKTSPTLMHDVRAFMRDHLGFGDFIFRTPDGTEVARAGDLRRLVELVRTVPDESLMYHARRNDFSTWLMARTEFDLAKALRAIAADEFDSSEELREYLLRALKEHRFRARAGLVEEFSSETFEAETSFTRIGRGSLGGKGRGLAFMNSLLDAYEIEDKIPGVRITVPQTAVVATDVFDRFMETSGLTSLALSEDDDVTIRAAFLAARLPEETISELRAFLSRVRYPLAVRSSSLFEDSSYQPFAGIYQTYMLPNTHDDLEVRLDELCRAIRLVYASTYSADSKSYIESTTNRLEEEKMAVVIQQITGRRHGDVVYPNAAGVARTYDHYPIKRIEPEDGVACVALGMGKTVVEGGRCIRFSPVKPRALYQFSTPDDYLNNAQRQFYALDLTKKAPVRKPTDEPEANLTLLDVEAASEHGTFLPVGSVYVPESERIYDGSGRPGVKLVTMAGLLSGDRFPLPETLAFLMEVGKSGFTCHVEIEFAVMLNEDGPHEFSFLQIRPLVLEASTEEIDLSGIDSDDVLCSSGSSLGHGAAEGITDIVYVRPDTFDRNATVRIADEVGKLDRSLRDAGRTYLLIGPGRWGSADRWLGIPVSWRQIAGVGAIVETDMPDIAVDPSQGSHFFQNITSFGIAYLTVRPEDEHSSLDSEWLDNQPAEEETGYLRHIRLEEPLRILVNSTDRHGVILKPGKDGRKTDG; encoded by the coding sequence GTGGGATTCAGACCACTCGAGGAGATCGCGGGGGCGATCGAGCGTAAGCGCGTGCCGTTCTCCGATCTCATGCCGGGGCGCGTGCGCCGCATTCTCCTGGTGTCGAGCCTGTACGACTCGTTCACGTTCCAGGAGGACGGCAACCTCGGCGAGATGCTCTTCACCGAGTATCAGGAGCTGAACCTGAGCTCCGCCCCGACGATCTTCCGCGTGTCGACCGCGCGCGAGGCCATCGAGCGGGTACAGGAGATCGACCCCGACCTCATCATCACGATGCCGCGCGTCGGCGACATGGACGTCTTCGAGTTCGGCAGGCTCATCAAGAGCCACTCGTCCGACCTCCCGGTCGTTCTCCTCGCCTACGACACGAGAGAGCTCTCGCTTCTCAAGGCGCGGGAGGACCTCTCGTGCGTCGACCGCATCTTCGTGTGGCTCGGCGACGCCCGGGTCTTCCTCGCCATCATCAAGTGGGCCGAGGACCGGATGAACCGCGCGCACGACGCGGCGACGGCCGGCGTCATGAGCATCCTGCTCGTGGAGGACTCTGTCCGCTTCTACTCCGCCTACCTGCCGATGCTCTACGGCGAGATCATGGAGCAGACGCAGGCCCTCATGTCGGAGGGCGTCAACCGCATGCAGCAGCTCATGCGGATGCGGGCCCGCCCCAAGATCCTGCTCGCCACGACCTTCGAGGAGGGACGTGCGATCTACGAGAAGGCCCGCGGGGACATGCTCGGCGTCATCGTCGACGCGCGATTCCCGAAGGACGGCGAGCTGGACGACATGGCCGGCGTAGCCTTCGCGTCCATGGTCAAGGAGCACGACCCGACGACGCCGGTGCTCATCCAGTCGACGACCCGGACCTGCACGGAGGAGGCCTTCAGCGTCGGGGCCACGTTCCTTCAGAAGACGTCGCCGACACTGATGCACGATGTCCGCGCCTTCATGCGGGACCATCTGGGGTTCGGCGACTTCATCTTCCGGACGCCCGACGGCACGGAGGTCGCGCGAGCCGGCGACCTCAGGAGACTCGTCGAGCTGGTGCGAACCGTCCCCGACGAGTCCCTCATGTACCACGCCCGGCGCAACGACTTCTCGACCTGGCTGATGGCCCGGACCGAGTTCGACCTGGCCAAGGCGCTCCGGGCGATCGCCGCGGACGAGTTCGACTCCTCCGAGGAACTCCGGGAGTACCTCCTCCGAGCGCTCAAGGAACACAGATTCCGGGCCCGGGCCGGTCTGGTCGAGGAGTTCTCCAGCGAGACCTTCGAGGCAGAGACTTCGTTCACGCGCATCGGACGCGGGTCGCTGGGAGGCAAGGGCAGAGGGCTGGCTTTCATGAACTCGCTCCTGGACGCCTACGAGATCGAGGACAAGATTCCGGGCGTTCGGATCACGGTACCGCAGACCGCCGTCGTGGCGACCGACGTCTTCGACCGGTTCATGGAGACGTCGGGACTCACGTCCCTGGCGCTCTCCGAGGACGACGACGTGACCATCCGCGCGGCCTTCCTCGCCGCCCGTCTTCCCGAGGAGACCATCAGCGAGCTCCGGGCCTTTCTCTCGCGCGTCCGGTATCCCCTGGCGGTCAGGTCGTCGAGCCTCTTCGAGGATTCCTCGTACCAGCCGTTCGCCGGGATCTACCAGACCTACATGCTCCCGAACACGCACGACGACCTCGAGGTGCGGCTCGACGAACTCTGCCGCGCGATCAGGCTGGTCTACGCCTCGACCTACTCGGCCGACTCGAAGAGCTACATCGAGTCGACGACGAACCGCCTCGAGGAGGAGAAGATGGCGGTCGTCATCCAGCAGATCACGGGGCGGAGGCACGGCGACGTCGTCTATCCGAACGCCGCGGGCGTCGCCAGAACGTACGACCACTATCCCATCAAGCGGATCGAGCCGGAGGACGGCGTCGCCTGCGTCGCCCTCGGGATGGGGAAGACCGTTGTCGAGGGGGGCCGCTGCATCCGGTTCTCCCCGGTGAAGCCCCGGGCGCTCTATCAGTTCTCGACGCCGGACGACTACCTGAACAACGCGCAGCGTCAGTTCTATGCCCTCGACCTGACGAAGAAGGCTCCCGTCCGGAAGCCGACCGACGAGCCGGAGGCGAACCTGACGCTTCTCGATGTCGAGGCAGCCTCTGAACACGGGACCTTCCTCCCCGTCGGCTCGGTCTACGTTCCGGAGAGCGAGCGCATCTACGACGGCTCGGGCAGGCCGGGGGTCAAGCTCGTCACGATGGCCGGGCTGCTCTCGGGCGACCGTTTTCCGCTGCCGGAGACGCTGGCTTTCCTGATGGAGGTCGGGAAGTCGGGCTTCACGTGCCACGTAGAGATCGAGTTCGCGGTCATGCTCAACGAGGACGGACCCCACGAGTTCTCGTTCCTCCAGATCAGGCCCCTCGTCCTCGAGGCCTCGACCGAGGAGATCGACCTCTCCGGCATCGACAGCGACGACGTGCTCTGCTCGTCCGGCAGCTCGCTCGGGCACGGCGCGGCCGAGGGCATAACCGACATCGTGTACGTACGCCCGGACACGTTCGATCGGAACGCGACCGTCAGGATCGCCGATGAGGTCGGGAAGCTCGACCGGTCCCTCCGGGACGCCGGGCGCACGTACCTGCTCATCGGTCCCGGTCGCTGGGGAAGCGCGGACCGCTGGCTCGGGATCCCCGTCAGCTGGCGCCAGATCGCCGGGGTCGGCGCGATCGTCGAGACCGACATGCCCGACATCGCGGTCGACCCGTCCCAGGGCTCGCACTTCTTCCAGAACATCACCTCGTTCGGGATCGCGTACCTGACGGTGCGCCCGGAGGACGAACACTCGTCGCTCGACAGCGAGTGGCTCGACAATCAGCCGGCCGAGGAGGAGACCGGGTACCTGAGGCACATCAGGCTCGAGGAGCCGCTCCGCATCCTCGTCAACAGCACCGACCGGCACGGGGTCATCCTGAAGCCGGGGAAGGACGGACGGAAGACGGACGGGTGA
- a CDS encoding DUF3857 domain-containing protein, producing the protein MRRFASVLLILALAAPLAWCDQWQDVDVAELRENAPDAEEYPDASALFLKIQKLIDVDAEGAVTTRRNVLTKTLTLKGRENYANQSFYYNADREELELVKGVTIRRTGRTVEIEPDAINDVTPAFLEGATIYANVVQKVFSFPVVGKGSTMELQLLTRMEPAPDGSFSGIEYFRGEDPILDKEVVFTLPDGVTLTTAVVEGDAGFADADADFDDQAWHVRDVPGLVPEENMPPTAELYPRAVYSSYEDWQGPSAFFADVFYKHVETDGDVAARAAEITEGAADTDGIIRDVFLEVAENVRNVYLDLGLGGYEPNNASLVMENRYGDTRDKAVLLVSMLRAAGVDAWPVLVNDGPVTFVDDVPTLEQFDSILVAVRSSDGYRFLDPFLDNVHYGYLYWGRGNTGLVVMDDGSGELVEIPPFSPSENASERSIVAELDDDGAAELVANAEVSGFFDRRCRAALKDATDSEVQKFFEEATGSIGPGATDVEHFMTDLKNLLEPVRVRQTIDAPDFAVPQGDMMILRVPEFPFAFARVAVEPSLAEREFSFMLPAELVSIYEFRTRIPEGYEPIRIPEPIEVATDDAVFELACEWDREERSVVWTKRIEFLSKRVPPERYADFKAAYDRLLSPKNGLILLEKA; encoded by the coding sequence ATGCGACGCTTCGCCTCTGTGCTTCTGATCCTCGCGCTGGCCGCTCCCCTCGCGTGGTGCGACCAGTGGCAGGACGTCGACGTGGCCGAGCTTCGGGAGAACGCGCCGGACGCCGAGGAGTACCCGGACGCCTCGGCCCTGTTCCTGAAGATCCAGAAGTTGATCGACGTGGACGCCGAGGGGGCCGTCACGACAAGGAGAAACGTCCTGACGAAGACCCTGACCCTCAAGGGCCGCGAGAACTACGCGAACCAGTCATTCTACTACAACGCGGACCGCGAGGAGCTCGAGCTTGTGAAGGGCGTCACCATCCGGCGGACGGGCAGGACGGTCGAGATCGAGCCCGACGCCATCAACGACGTCACGCCCGCGTTCCTCGAGGGAGCGACGATCTACGCCAACGTCGTCCAGAAGGTGTTCTCGTTCCCGGTCGTCGGAAAGGGCTCGACGATGGAGCTTCAGCTTCTGACGCGCATGGAGCCCGCGCCCGACGGCAGCTTCTCGGGGATCGAGTACTTCCGGGGAGAGGATCCGATCCTCGACAAGGAGGTCGTCTTCACGCTGCCGGACGGCGTGACACTGACGACGGCGGTCGTTGAGGGCGACGCCGGGTTCGCGGATGCCGATGCCGACTTCGACGATCAGGCATGGCACGTACGGGACGTGCCCGGGCTCGTGCCCGAGGAGAACATGCCCCCGACGGCCGAGCTCTACCCGCGCGCTGTCTACTCCTCGTACGAGGACTGGCAGGGACCGTCGGCCTTCTTCGCCGACGTCTTCTACAAGCACGTCGAGACGGACGGTGACGTCGCGGCGCGCGCGGCGGAGATCACCGAGGGGGCTGCCGACACCGACGGGATCATCCGTGACGTTTTCCTCGAGGTTGCTGAGAACGTCCGGAACGTCTATCTGGATCTCGGCCTCGGCGGCTACGAGCCGAACAACGCGTCGCTCGTCATGGAGAACCGCTACGGCGACACCCGTGACAAGGCCGTGCTGCTGGTCAGCATGCTGCGCGCGGCGGGCGTCGACGCCTGGCCGGTGCTGGTCAACGACGGCCCGGTGACATTCGTCGACGACGTGCCGACGCTGGAGCAGTTCGACAGTATCCTCGTCGCTGTCAGGTCGAGCGACGGCTACCGCTTCCTCGACCCCTTCCTCGACAACGTGCACTACGGCTATCTCTACTGGGGTCGCGGCAACACGGGGCTCGTCGTCATGGATGACGGTTCCGGCGAGCTCGTCGAGATACCGCCCTTCAGTCCGTCCGAGAACGCCAGCGAGCGCAGCATCGTCGCCGAGCTGGACGACGACGGCGCGGCGGAGCTCGTTGCGAACGCCGAGGTGTCCGGGTTCTTCGACCGCAGGTGCAGGGCCGCCCTCAAGGACGCGACCGACAGCGAGGTCCAGAAGTTCTTCGAGGAGGCGACCGGCAGCATCGGTCCCGGAGCCACCGACGTCGAGCACTTCATGACCGATCTCAAGAACCTGCTCGAGCCGGTCAGGGTCCGTCAGACGATCGACGCGCCCGATTTCGCAGTGCCGCAGGGCGACATGATGATCCTCCGCGTCCCGGAGTTCCCGTTCGCCTTCGCGCGCGTCGCCGTCGAGCCGTCGCTGGCGGAGCGGGAGTTCTCCTTCATGCTTCCGGCCGAGCTCGTGAGCATCTACGAGTTCAGGACCCGGATTCCCGAGGGCTACGAGCCGATCCGGATCCCCGAGCCGATCGAGGTCGCGACGGACGACGCCGTCTTCGAACTCGCGTGTGAGTGGGACCGGGAGGAGCGCTCGGTCGTCTGGACCAAGCGCATCGAGTTCCTCTCGAAGCGGGTTCCACCCGAACGGTACGCCGACTTCAAGGCGGCCTACGACCGCCTGCTGTCGCCGAAGAACGGCCTCATTCTGCTGGAGAAGGCCTAG